The following is a genomic window from Eubalaena glacialis isolate mEubGla1 chromosome 18, mEubGla1.1.hap2.+ XY, whole genome shotgun sequence.
CGTCCCCGCTGTATCTATCTGCGCCTCACCACCAGGTCCAGCTGCTGCTGCCGAGAACGCGACATAGGCCCAGATATCTGGGCTGTGGGTAACCTAAGGAAAGAGGGTGCTGGCGCACCCTCCCTACTGTCCCCCAGGTGGTTGCCCCAGAACAATACCCCGGCCCGTCCCTCCAAGGGAAACCACCTGCCCCAGCCTTCAGTTGCAGAACCAAACCTCAGAAGGAGAGAACCCAAGAGAAATATCAACATGTGACTGGAATTGATGAAATCACCCTCTTGACCTCTCCTGAACccgagcctcattatacgctcactgGACTCCAGTTAGCCTGATGGGAAACACCTGaccacagggaaggaaggaaaagaagaagatgggACCACGGTTCCAGGGAGAAGAACCCCGCCTCTTCCCAGAAAACCAATACCCATGCCTCCGCCTCACGAACGAACCCTACCTTTAAACTTCCTGCCTTGTGAGCCCCCAGAGGAGAAGTTGATTGGTGAGCCAAGCCCTCGACTCGGGCGTGTGCTGTTAGTATCTCAGCCTGCGTTTCCTTGATGGCAGTGGGAATCCAACAGGGAAAGAAACTTCCCCGCTGAGGCCGGGAGCTTCGGTTGGGCTGGGACCTAAGGGGAGGCGTCCATACGACCAACTCGGGAAGGCCGCCTCTCACCGTGGCCGCTCGGCCCTCCTGTCGTCCTTCTGGCTGGTGGAGCTGAAGCCGGTCCTCCAGGCGCGCATGCGCAGGCGACCAGGCCGCGAGGCCTGGCTGCGCCTCGGGCACGGTTGCTAAGCGACTTGTCTCTGAGGGGTGGGCGACAcgttggctggctggctggctggcgggCTGGCGGGCGGGCGCAGGCGCGGGCCGTGTCCGGTGCTCTAGGAAGGGCCTGGGGCCTAGGTCTTCCAGTGGTCCGGCAGACCGACAGACGGAAGGAAGGGTGGGCGGATCCACGGCTCGATGGAAGGTTGGAGGAATATACGGACGGACTGTTGGGGCCCCGCAGAGTGGAGGAAAGCCCTGCCGAGGGGCGGcaagcggaggggaggggagggtagggGCGGTgaagggcggggaggggaggggagaaggaggcggGGAGAGGTTGCGAGCCTAGCGTGGAAGAATGGCGGAAAGAAGCGGTTTTCCACAGTTTCCTGCAAAGCAATGGAAGCGGCAGAGAACCCGCCCAGTGTGACGCCAGGGCACGGGCGGCCTCTGCCCATGTCTAGGGGAGGTACCGCTCTCTCTCCGGGTCAGTGGGTTTCTCGGCGACGTGACCGTCATTTTGAGCGGGGACATGGGGACCTTCATGCCGCTCGCCGCCTCACCAGGCACCAGATTCCAAACCACGCCCCCTTTCTCCATACAGTGGACTCCATCACCTCCCACCTAGATCCGGATTTGGGTCCACTTGGCGTCTCGCCACCAGTTCCAGCCATCAGTGTGGGGGCAGTGGTTCGAAGATGTCGACAGACACAGACTCTGAGATCCGGGACGTCAGTAACGTGAGGAGAGGAAGGCTGGCGCACCCTCCGTACTTCCCGCCAtctccctctgttctctctctccttccccgtcCCTACCCAGCTCACTCACCGGAGTTGAAGCCAGCCCTCCAACTGCGTGAGCGTGAGCGCGCGGGGcacgggctgggggtggggttgggggggtggagtgggaggctgaCCTCACAATGACTAGCAGGTTTGCTAAGGGTTGGGTCTGTTAGGCTCTAGGGATCCGGAGCGCCCTTTGTCGCTTGGCAGGTACAGGTGAAAGCTGTGTCCGGTGCTCTCTGAAGGGCCTGGGGCCTGTGACTTCCAGTGGtccagtggatggatggatggatggatggatggatgcatgcacgGAAGGACGGATGGATGGGATGAAAGCAGTGTTCCCATGTTGGGGTACAGGGAAGTCATGCTGGCTCTCACATGATTTCTATGCTAACTGCAACAGCCTGTTTTGTGGCCTcttaaacatacattgtacatgtGCTTTCATCGTTACAGAAAAGCGTGCACTGTCCAGAAATAAAGACGTCCTTTTTCAAGATACACATAAAATGCCTCCCTTACCTGGACGCCAGTGCTACTAGTCGTCCGATGAGAAGGCTCCTTTGGCAGGCGCCAAGGCCATGCTGATTCGCGGTCTATGTGCTCATCTGTCTCTTTTGGAAACAAGAAGACAAGGAATGGACCCCTGACGCGATAGAGGTTCTCTGCCCTCACATATAAAACTAGGCTGAAAGTcatgcttctccagagcagttccTCCGAGCCctgtgagaggctgtctcccgcgCTCGAGTCCTCCGTTTGGCTCCaataactcttttcttttcctattatggATTCTTTGTTGATGACTATCCTCATCAGATGGATGTATGGTTCAAAAAGCAAGAAGGACTGACGGATGAGTAGATGGACGGATTGTTGGGGCTCCCAAGAGTGGAGGAAAGGCCGGCCCGGGCCAGCCCAGGCTTACCAagcaggatggagtgggagggggggcgggtgaggggtggggggagaagttgGGGGCTAGTTGGGAAGAACTGCGCGGAGTAGGGCCTTGCAATCACATCCCTGCGAGGcactgggagaggcagaggcagggacccCCGTCTCACCCGCCACCCGAAACCAGTGTGGCACCAGGGCATGGGCCTCCTCTGCCCACGTCTAGGGGAGCTACCACTTTCGGGGTCAGTGGATTTTCTGGTGACACGACCACAGTTCACAGTTCGAGCCGGGACTCTGCGATGTTCCTCGCCCCCGCCTCACCAGATGGCATCCCACACCCTCCTCCCATTTGACACCATTCCCACCCATGCCGATCCAGATTTGGATCCACAGAGGTACCCGGCGTGCCTTGGTCTGGCCACCAGCTTCGGCAGCCACTGGCGGAGACGGTGGCACAGACCCAGAGATCTAGGATGTCCAGAACCTGGGGACCGGAGGGCTGGCGCACCCTCCCTACATCCCTCGCTGCCCTccgtcctcctctctcccctccctgggctctgaCAGCCAGCCTTCTACTGGTGGAAGCCTGCCCTCCGACCAGGCGGGCGCGGACAATCGCCTTGGTTGCCCCGGGTTTCCCGTTTGTTGCCCTGGCGGGTTACTCAGCAAACGGGGGCGGGGCTCTCCGTGACGCGGGCGCGCCCTCTGGCGGCTGGCCGGGCTAGGGGCAGGCGCCGCCGGCGGCCCCCGTGCCTTTGGAAGAAGCCCGGGCCCCCATCCTCCAGTGCGTCCAGCACATGGATGGAAGCAAGGATAAATGAGCGGATGGAAGGacgcaaggaagggagggaggaagaaagggagggaggaaggaagaaggaaggctaCATAAATGGATAGTTGCGGAGTGCAGAGTGGAATAAGGCCAGGCCGGGCCAGGCTGACCAAGCAGGATCAGGAGCCTAGTGGTGGTATCCCTTGCTCAGGTCAATCCTCAGTGTGTGCCTGGGACTGTCCCGGAAGGGGGACTGCCCTGTGAGCTGGACAGGGGACTGACTGTGGGCTTCTGGGGGGCTTTGCTCCCTCGTGGGCTTCAGCGCCtgcagccagagccagagccagagccagagccagagccagagccagagccagagcccgaGCCAGAGCCCGAGCCTGAGCCCAGGCCCAAGGAACTGCCGTGCCCGTGGAGGGATGGGGCTTGTCTGAGGAGCCCGGGACTCCCTGCAGTCCCCATTTCCCCCCcactcaccaccaccccaccccaccccaccccctccgtgACAAGGTGGCTCCGTGGCTCTGTCTGGCTGTGTGGCTCAGTGGGATTCTTGTTTCCTTCCTTATCGCTTTTCCTGGCTTTTCTTCAAATGTGCCTGACTTGCCATGTCCTGGGAACAGCACGTGGAAGGAAGCCCCTCTGCATCCTGAGAGGCACCCTTCCACACCCAAAAACACAAGGAATCTCTATGAGGAACTCATGATACACTTGCAGGAAAGATGCCGAAAGTCATGCTCATGATGCGAATGCCccaaatcccacccccacccgaGCCCCTTTCCCCCAGCGCTCAACTCACCTAACCCGACCACAGCGCCATGATCTGGAAGAGGAAAGTCCCTTGGGCAAGGCATGATCCACTCGACTACAACCTTCTGGAAAATTCACCACCACCGATCCACTTCCAGTTGAGCTGTGTGTTTTGGCCTACCAGCACTTCATTTGCTAGCTTCCAGTCTTCTTGCTGGGATGTAGGGACCCCGGGATGGGATGGGGGCGGTGGGGCTATCCTCTGCTGTTGGAAAGTGCTCTCTCTGGGTGTTTGGGGTCGGCTCACCCTGACTGCAAGCTTCTGAGAGCATGGGTTGGGGCTCAGCACATCTCCTCCTGTGGTCCTGGATAGGAACTTCTTCATCGTGACCCCCCCTGGGGGTTCTCCCTGTGGTCCAAAGCACGGCTTGGGGTCATTATCAGCCCTGAAATCTCCAAACACCGCCTCAGAGGTgcaccctctgcctccctccttcctggccgCATCCCGATTCCACACCTGTCTGActcgctctctctcttctctgtgcttGTGTGTGCTCTTCCGTCTTCTCCAtgattctctcctcctcctcctctgcagtACACGCGTTCCATGGCACTGGGTTCGCTTTTCCTTCTTAAACCCCTTTTGGCTCCGGTCAGTGCTTCTGTTCTTGGGAAGTCTTGGCCATCCCCTATTTCCAttgctttgctttgttctgtttttcacctCATCAAGGACCTTCCATTCCCGGTCCGGACTGGGCATTTCCCTTCTGTGTCTTTCACCTAGGATGGAACGTCTGTTCCTATTTCTTTCAGCATGATCTGCATCCCAGGAAATGCACCACACTCCCCTTTGTTTTCTGATGAGTTTTGGCAGACTCGCCTGGAACTGGGTTGCTGCCACCACCAGAACCTTGAGCGCTGGAGGGCGCGGAACGAGAAAGCCTTTGAAAAAACGGAGAATGAAAATCACTGGGGCCTGGAAAAAATGGCTGTCGTTCCACTGTGGTTCTTTTGAGAAGAGCTAGAGCCCTGTCGTGATGATCACCACGATGGGGGTGGCAATGGACTGACACGGAGATTTGCAGTGAGtgcccgcctccctccctcaccccacccatgCCCACCGGGGTATGTGCCTGGGTTGGGACTCAAACACAGCTGCCGTCAAGGTCCAGACCCCAGGTACCCCACCCCCAAGTTCTCCTGGCCCTTTGCCCTAAGACACACaccgacacacagacacagagacagacagacagacacacacacacacacacacacacacacacacacacacacacacacacacagggcgcCTTGCCCAGAATCAAACTCGGACAGGCATACCTGCCAACACACCTGGCTCTTACTACACTGTTAGAAGCCTGTCTCTTCTAGCTTCTCTAACATCTGCTAGCTGCCACAAGTGTGGTCTCAAAAGTTCCCCTCTTGCACCTCTGTAGTCATTTTGGACCCCAACCAAGCCTTGCTTCACAAGCACCCTTACTTTGGAGCAGTTCCAATCCGAATTCTTGACGCACAACTCATGGAACTAACTATGGCCTGGGAGGTTTTGCCTTCAGAACCTTCCTCCGTTTTGTAGTGCAGCAGAACATCATTCAAGTGCCTCCTGAATCTGCGTCTCCCAGGCTAGGCTGCGGTCCTAAGAAGCCCCAGTGGAATGCCTCTGCCTCAATCGGGTCTTCTTCTCTGTACCTCTGTTTCACCGTAGGCTTTGCCTGGTTTCTTCAAGAGAGGCACACAGGGGACAGAAATCTGTCAGCGGAGCCCCTACTGAGGAAAGGGCACTGGGTCCTGGGACGCCTCTGAGATGCATTCCTGATCGCCCCTGTTGCAGGAGGAAGGTGTCAGGCAACCGGTGTGCCTGAAAGAGAGCTAGGGTCCTTGGGGAGGGAGCACCCTCCTCAGCCTAGCCCAGGTACTTGAGGGAGGGTGGtggtttgggggggggtggtggtggtggtggtcgtggtggtggggtgtgtgtgtggaagagatGGGTTAGGGGTGCTGGGGAGCGGAAACGGCAGGGAGAAGGGGCTTCCGACACATTCCTGGAGagccctggaagaggcaggggccCCGCCTAGTGCAGGCCCAGGGCATGGGCCTCCTCTGCCCAAGTCTAAGGGAGGGACCACCCTCAGGGGCCAGTGGATTTTTGGCAACAGACCATCCCTTGGAGCGGGACTCGGGGATCTTCATCGCGCCCCACCTCGCCGCATTTCACTCTGCACCCCTCTCTCACTGGCTGCAATTTCCACTCACCCCGAACCAGATCTGGGTCCACAGACGTCCCCGCTGTATCTATCTGCGCCTCACCACCAGGTCCAGCTGCTGCTGCCGAGAACGCGACATAGGCCCAGATATCTGGGCTGTGGGTAACCTAAGGAAAGAGGGTGCTGGCGCACCCTCCCTACTGTCCCCCAGGTGGTTGCCCCAGAACAATACCCCGGCCCGTCCCTCCAAGGGAAACCACCTGCCCCAGCCTTCAGTTGCAGAACCAAACCTCAGAAGGAGAGAACCCAAGAGAAATATCAACATGTGACTGGAATTGATGAAATCACCCTCTTGACCTCTCCTGAACccgagcctcattatacgctcactgGACTCCAGTTAGCCTGATGGGAAACACCTGaccacagggaaggaaggaaaagaagaagatgggACCACGGTTCCAGGGAGAAGAACCCCGCCTCTTCCCAGAAAACCAATACCCATGCCTCCGCCTCACGAACGAACCCTACCTTTAAACTTCCTGCCTTGTGAGCCCCCAGAGGAGAAGTTGATTGGTGAGCCAAGCCCTCGACTCGGGCGTGTGCTGTTAGTATCTCAGCCTGCGTTTCCTTGATGGCAGTGGGAATCCAACAGGGAAAGAAACTTCCCCGCTGAGGCCGGGAGCTTCGGTTGGGCTGGGACCTAAGGGGAGGCGTCCATACGACCAACTCGGGAAGGCCGCCTCTCACCGTGGCCGCTCGGCCCTCCTGTCGTCCTTCTGGCTGGTGGAGCTGAAGCCGGTCCTCCAGGCGCGCATGCGCAGGCGACCAGGCCGCGAGGCCTGGCTGCGCCTCGGGCACGGTTGCTAAGCGACTTGTCTCTGAGGGGTGGGCGACAcgttggctggctggctggctggcgggCTGGCGGGCGGGCGCAGGCGCGGGCCGTGTCCGGTGCTCTAGGAAGGGCCTGGGGCCTAGGTCTTCCAGTGGTCCGGCAGACCGACAGACGGAAGGAAGGGTGGGCGGATCCACGGCTCGATGGA
Proteins encoded in this region:
- the LOC133077667 gene encoding uncharacterized protein LOC133077667; this translates as MKKFLSRTTGGDVLSPNPCSQKLAVRALKPTREQSPPEAHSQSPVQLTGQSPFRDSPRHGGRRRRLPLARPAARGRARVTESPAPVLDILDLWVCATVSASGCRSWWPDQGTPVPRRDVIARPYSAQFFPTSPQLLPPPLTRPPSHSILLETDEHIDRESAWPWRLPKEPSHRTTSSTGVQPVPRALTLTQLEGWLQLRWEVMESTVWRKGAWFGIWCLARNLSPPPSPLPSPPFTAPTLPSPPLAAPRQGFPPLCGAPTVRPYIPPTFHRAVDPPTLPSVCRSAGPLEDLGPRPFLEHRTRPAPAPARQPASQPASQRVAHPSETSRLATVPEAQPGLAAWSPAHARLEDRLQLHQPEGRQEGRAATVRGGLPELVVWTPPLRSQPNRSSRPQRGSFFPCWIPTAIKETQAEILTAHARVEGLAHQSTSPLGAHKAGSLKAFSFRALQRSRFWWWQQPSSRRVCQNSSENKGECGAFPGMQIMLKEIGTDVPS